Proteins from a single region of Oncorhynchus tshawytscha isolate Ot180627B linkage group LG03, Otsh_v2.0, whole genome shotgun sequence:
- the akap11 gene encoding A-kinase anchor protein 11 isoform X4: MDACARIRGVPLRTRASRKEAVRDGGTPCMKSLLSSRKELCSVGLELQTRDTPCLTEIHFVCLPGHSEREDLTLQALSSLPGDLAELLRSLHVTSLRNEEVLLLKDSRRSADRRDSSTQQQCWLKAVCVLRPSPSQAIVGVLVGLLGRYAAGVRYALELQALHKGTAESCQPEDDNTNQSVSSIEDDFVTALEHLEEEDDNSNGSYLHGNQRDVASQTVPAHKRNKDLSGSRIIISSAPRKSLTNRRSPPEVSITVQHSRGAESQWTLYSPRAQLPSPTRPVSESEESDGSSPSPIIFLDEVGYQKSLKATLDIPQIPGGPTDRVEDSDSEVSEFFDSFDQFDDLDELSSESCTLTLPLDPTSSISPTGLDQKKKYSEAGTGKSGSKKVSRSCSTMNPHRFDQRTLPANVKKPTPLRSPLPPGSPFGSPDSPRPARTSCEESGGLLFSPVSSSAFSPLGDGGALDFFWKTEGEVGDVSELRKPQDLCTLYKTYSDFASSLSKEILGSVYGYQSPVDLNDNKNLSCVCHKEFQNQSGHVMKLSEIQETVTVSKLQQKPQSLKDGIQRFATDLVEMSLGSALRDLQKGMSSCTTTLCHLAARLTSSVFQMAFQEIGMRHAYVLKERAINGLAGFLVGEAVSGALKDFLMVKKQMFNSTVTQFAADLAEELVFEGMMEVCQFSHPSTPLTPSDWSFGVGEDDDEEVVSSYASDLSESVLQEAFIELSQADVAFSTQAAISVSVNNICYVSAVDTHTTCSTAAGHQAFHVNPAEEGPGPSGEDGCTVKKALFCVSGMASCVPVPQAGQAISHLHDSEEICQCKTSLAQTSPKRSCSSENRVVTTTSSDATAATQTDLLSKTRFHNFSGNMVDMIVSEACELMTATKMKKKVEDCADFLSKTIVGRGPPSGQEGSVTDQTSLYSLHPPFQTPGGVNSESGSKTSRAVAETLPVMMNTLEVPGLEIGGWGGRKMTTCEEMVPSPGHKSNRTPGTPPSTPQQPSEVSQEKQIKQFSKKLKEKLAKEFSTATPPPTPHYQPGPEPKESTSETDKADFMLKLMRSLSEEADGNEEEEEEEEGGVEGINSVTETGSRMQPELNFLDGGHKMADKGALHYAERLACHIVSMATEIDTLGGVEDGGRRTVEGREQRRDSMAQFSAQTLNTLWIYAGEVAGEVISDVKRIMWSGQCRHSALTQGSQEQSGECPHHHQPQPSEHSRDCRVGRLAELWSSDLSSVLHPSTSTPSSGLSSDYPSCESVTDEYAGYLIRVLKKEGGSRELVLDQYASRLAYRSIKLGLAHAARNMKKRPSRHHSSRRLQQNGCRGPNAEPFVPRDEAGRVGSPSRDVDDGSQREYMELVNFAESLACNITCDVTRKLCVPSVRLPKSRTDSCLYKKSKLEDMAERLIRNSFSCPLLYKEGNSRQYHSTGSLYDGGYSSGVMEVLEHYARNIVDDTLEMGLASAGSPALQGPYRHLHSERRAVGSALGETTCRYCQVRECLFCSRPNRQHLLGGGAGQRRRLEGDVVVCGLEIPEIHINLDRRAVFAEEMVTTAMEGAKRELSNTSLNADSGIGHDGYSFAESLTAEIMTSALSNTRQTTNLSFPGREATESSVSQQLSLSVGDDSLGSWSRLSFEDEHPDETSSFLHLSDRFSACGPGSGLQAPPGGEF; the protein is encoded by the exons caGCAGTGCTGGCTGAAGGCGGTGTGTGTTCTGAGACCCAGCCCCAGCCAGGCCattgttggtgtgttggtgggcCTTCTGGGGCGTTACGCTGCGGGGGTCCGCTATGCCCTGGAGCTCCAGGCCCTCCACAAGGGCACGGCTGAGTCCTGCCAGCCCGAGGACGATAACACCAACCAGTCTGTGTCGTCCATCGAAGACGACTTTGTCACCGCTCTGGAACACCTGGAGGAGGAAGACGACAACT CCAATGGCTCTTATCTCCATGGAAACCAGCGTGATGTGGCCTCCCAGACTGTCCCCGCCCACAAGAGAAACAAGGATCTATCAGGTTCCAGGATCATAATCAGCTCTGCCCCCAGGAAGTCCTTAACCAATCGCAGGTCTCCCCCAGAGGTGTCCATTACCGTACAGCACTCCAGAGGAGCAGAGTCCCAGTGGACCCTCTACAGCCCAAGAGCCCAGCTCCCCTCCCCCACGCGACCTGTCAGCGAATCAGAGGAATCGGATGGCTCAAGCCCTAGTCCAATCATCTTTCTAGATGAGGTTGGCTACCAGAAGAGTCTCAAAGCGACACTGGACATCCCTCAGATCCCCGGGGGACCAACAGACAGGGTGGAGGACTCTGACTCTGAGGTCAGCGAGTTCTTCGACAGCTTTGACCAGTTTGATGATCTAGACGAACTGAGCTCAGAGAGCTGTACACTCACTCTGCCTCTAGACCCGACATCTTCCATTTCTCCCACTGGCCTAGACCAGAAGAAGAAGTACTCTGAGGCTGGTACTGGCAAGTCGGGGTCCAAGAAAGTGTCCCGAAGCTGTTCCACTATGAACCCCCACCGGTTCGACCAGCGCACCCTACCGGCCAATGTGAAGAAACCCACCCCGCTCAGAAGCCCCCTTCCCCCTGGCTCCCCCTTCGGATCCCCTGACTCCCCCCGGCCGGCCCGGACCTCctgtgaggagagtggaggtctTCTCTTCAGCCCTGTCAGCTCCTCAGCCTTCAGCCCTTTGGGAGACGGAGGAGCTCTGGATTTCTTCTGGAAGACCGAGGGAGAGGTAGGAGACGTGTCAGAGCTACGGAAACCCCAGGACCTTTGTACCCTCTACAAAACCTACTCAGACTTTGCCAGCAGTTTGTCCAAGGAGATCCTGGGCTCCGTGTATGGATACCAGTCTCCCGTGGACCTCAACGACAACAAGAACCTGAGCTGTGTCTGTCACAAGGAGTTCCAGAACCAGTCTGGACACGTCATGAAGCTGTCTGAGATCCAGGAGACGGTGACTGTCTCCAAGCTGCAGCAGAAGCCCCAGTCTCTGAAGGATGGCATCCAGAGGTTCGCTACAGACTTGGTAGAGATGAGTCTGGGCAGCGCTCTGAGAGACCTGCAGAAGGGAATGTCCTCCTGCACCACCACGCTCTGCCACCTGGCCGCCAGACTCACCTCGTCTGTCTTCCAGATGGCCTTCCAGGAAATCGGCATGCGCCACGCCTACGTCCTGAAGGAACGGGCCATCAACGGACTGGCTGGGTTCCTGGTGGGAGAGGCGGTGTCAGGGGCTCTGAAAGACTTCCTGATGGTGAAGAAGCAGATGTTCAACAGCACGGTGACGCAGTTTGCCGCTGACCTGGCAGAGGAGCTGGTGTTTGAGGGGATGATGGAAGTGTGTCAGttctcccatccctccacccccctcaccCCCAGCGATTGGTCCTTCGGGGTGGGGGAGGACGACGATGAGGAAGTGGTGTCTTCCTATGCCTCGGACCTCTCAGAGTCTGTCCTCCAGGAGGCCTTCATAGAACTGTCCCAGGCTGATGTTGCCTTCAGTACCCAGGCAGCCATCAGTGTCTCTGTGAACAACATCTGCTACGTCAGCGCTGtcgacacacacaccacctgcaGTACCGCCGCAGGCCACCAGGCTTTCCACGTTAACCCTGCAGAGGAAGGCCCAGGTCCATCAGGCGAAGATGGCTGTACGGTGAAGAAGGCGCTGTTCTGTGTGTCTGGAATGGCCAGCTGTGTACCGGTCCCCCAGGCAGGCCAGGCCATCTCCCACCTCCACGACTCAGAGGAGATCTGCCAGTGTAAGACCAGCCTGGCTCAGACCAGCCCCAAGAGGAGCTGCAGCTCAGAGAACAGAGTGGTAACCACAACCTCCTCTGATGCTACTGCTGCCACACAAACTGACCTGCTGTCAAAGACCCGCTTTCACAACTTCTCTGGCAACATGGTGGATATGATAGTGAGTGAAGCATGTGAACTGATGACTGCCACGAAGATGAAGAAGAAGGTGGAGGACTGTGCTGACTTCCTTTCTAAGACCATAGTGGGTCGGGGACCTCCATCCGGACAGGAGGGTAGTGTCACTGACcagacctctctctactctctccaccctccctttcAGACCCCAGGAGGAGTGAACTCTGAGTCAGGCTCCAAGACCAGCAGAGCAGTTGCTGAGACCCTGCCTGTGATGATGAATACTCTAGAGGTGCCAGGTTTGGAGATTGGAGGCTGGGGAGGCAGGAAGATGACCACCTGCGAGGAGATGGTTCCCAGTCCTGGTCACAAGTCCAACAGGACCCCTGGTACACCCCCCTCGACCCCCCAGCAGCCCAGTGAGGTGTCCCAGGAGAAACAGATCAAGCAGTTCTCCAAGAAGCTAAAAGAGAAGCTGGCCAAGGAGTTCTCCACCGccacccctcctcccaccccacaCTACCAGCCAGGGCCCGAGCCCAAAGAATCCACCTCTGAGACAGACAAGGCTGACTTCATGCTCAAACTGATGAGGTCTCTTTCTGAGGAGGCAGACGggaacgaggaggaggaggaggaagaagagggtggAGTAGAAGGGATTAACTCTGTAACTGAGACAGGAAGCCGCATGCAGCCAGAACTCAACTTCTTGGATGGAGGACACAAGATGGCCGACAAGGGAGCCCTCCATTACGCAGAGCGCCTGGCGTGCCACATCGTCTCCATGGCGACAGAGATAGACACCCTGGgaggagtggaggatggaggtagaagGACGGTGGAGggcagggagcagaggagagacagCATGGCCCAGTTCTCAGCGCAGACCCTGAACACGCTGTGGATATACGCTGGCGAGGTGGCGGGAGAGGTGATCAGCGACGTGAAGAGGATAATGTGGTCAGGACAGTGTCGCCACAGTGCGCTCACACAAGGCAGCCAGGAGCAGTCGGGAGAATGCCCTCACCACCACCAACCCCAGCCCAGTGAACACAGCAGGGACTGCAGGGTGGGTCGTCTGGCTGAACTGTGGTCCAGTGACCTCTCgtctgtcctccacccatccaCCTCTACCCCCAGCTCTGGCCTATCCTCTGACTACCCCAGCTGTGAGAGTGTGACAGATGAGTACGCTGGCTACCTCATCAGGGTGCtaaagaaagagggaggcagCAGGGAGCTGGTCCTGGATCAGTATGCCAGCCGTCTGGCCTACCGCTCCATCAAACTGGGCCTGGCCCATGCTGCCCGCAACATGAAGAAGAGACCCTCcaggcaccactcctccaggagGCTCCAGCAGAATGGCTGCAGGGGACCCAATGCCGAGCCATTCGTACCCAGGGACGAAGCAGGGAGAgtgggatctccttccagagacgTTGATGATGGGAGCCAGAGGGAGTACATGGAGCTGGTGAACTTCGCAGAGTCGTTGGCGTGCAACATCACCTGTGACGTCACACGCAAGCTCTGTGTGCCGTCGGTCCGACTACCCAAGTCCCGGACTGACTCGTGTCTGTATAAGAAGTCCAAGCTGGAGGACATGGCAGAGCGCCTGATCAGGAACTCCTTCTCATGCCCCCTGCTGTACAAGGAGGGGAATAGCAGGCAGTACCACAGCACAGGCAGCCTGTATGACGGTGGCTACAGCAGTGGAGTCATGGAG GTCCTGGAACACTATGCCAGGAACATAGTGGACGACACGTTGGAGATGGGCCTGGCCTCGGCAGGAAGCCCAGCCCTGCAGGGTCCATACAGACACCTCCACTCTGAGAGGCGAGCAGTGGGCTCTGCACTAGGGGAAACAACCTGCCGATACTGCCAG GTCAGGGAGTGTCTGTTCTGCTCACGGCCCAACAGGCAGCACCTCCTCGGGGGAGGAGCAGGCCAGAGGAGGAGGCTGGAAGGGGATGTGGTGGTGTGCGGCCTGGAGATCCCTGAGATCCACATCAATCTGGACCGCAGGGCCGTGTTCGCAGAGGAGATGGTCACTACGGCGATGGAGGGGGCCAAGCGCGAGCTGAGCAACACCAGCCTGAACGCCGACAGCGGGATCGGACACGACGGGTACAGCTTCGCCGAGAGCCTGACCGCAGAGATCATGACATCAGCACTATCCAACACACGCCAGACCACCAACCTCAG TTTCCCAGGCAGGGAGGCCACAGAGTCCTCTGTGTCCCAGCAGCTCAGTCTGAGTGTGGGAGATGACAGCCTGGGCAGCTGGTCCCGCCTCAGCTTCGAGGACGAACACCCTGACGAGACCAGCAGCTTCCTGCACCTCAGTGACAG